In the Thauera sedimentorum genome, one interval contains:
- a CDS encoding PAS domain-containing sensor histidine kinase, whose translation MPESEDLRWLHECPDALMAIDHAGRVVHWSAGARSLFGYGAEEACGRMLDTLIVLADRSAEQRAFIEQTLRDTTATFEALRRRKDGTLIYVDITGRRLAGEGGESGPLVLFSEKDVTSLKVQRDSRALEARFRELIDSTPDGIVIVNPTGHILIANAQAESLFGYAPGELHACPVERLLPERFRAPHKGHRSNYFAQPRTRAMGAGLELFGLRKDGTEFPVEISLSPLRINETQMVMSAIRDVSERKRFERALQEKNLELEKANRAKDHFLASMSHELRTPLNAVIGFTGTLLMRLPGELNDEQARQLEIVRSNARHLLALINDLLNLAKIEAGKIELRQEPVDCGELLREIAASLQPQAQAKGLGFELQLPGQPVMLDTDRRALSQILLNLTGNAIKFTRSGRVTVSLAGHARDDGRTLEFVVQDTGPGIAKEELAMLFEAFVQGKAGRRGVDEGSGLGLYLSRKLAELLGGELNCRSAPGEGSTFVLVLPGG comes from the coding sequence ATGCCCGAAAGCGAGGATCTCCGGTGGTTGCATGAGTGTCCCGATGCCTTGATGGCGATCGACCATGCGGGGCGCGTGGTGCACTGGAGCGCCGGTGCACGGTCCTTGTTCGGCTATGGCGCGGAGGAGGCCTGCGGGCGCATGCTCGACACGCTCATCGTGCTGGCCGATCGCAGCGCGGAACAGCGCGCTTTCATCGAGCAGACTTTGCGCGACACGACGGCTACCTTCGAGGCCTTGCGCCGGCGCAAGGACGGCACCCTGATCTACGTGGACATCACCGGCCGGCGCCTCGCGGGCGAGGGGGGCGAGTCGGGGCCGCTGGTGCTGTTCTCCGAGAAGGATGTCACCTCGCTCAAGGTCCAGCGCGACAGCAGGGCGCTGGAGGCGCGCTTCCGCGAACTGATCGACTCCACGCCCGACGGTATCGTCATCGTCAATCCCACCGGGCACATCCTGATCGCCAACGCACAGGCCGAGTCGCTGTTCGGCTATGCGCCGGGCGAACTGCATGCCTGCCCGGTCGAGCGCCTGCTGCCCGAGCGTTTTCGCGCCCCGCACAAGGGGCACCGCTCGAACTACTTCGCACAACCGCGCACCCGGGCGATGGGCGCCGGGCTGGAGCTGTTCGGTCTCCGCAAGGACGGCACCGAGTTTCCGGTGGAGATCAGCCTCAGTCCGCTGCGCATCAACGAAACCCAGATGGTGATGAGCGCCATCCGCGACGTCAGCGAGCGCAAGCGTTTCGAGCGTGCGCTGCAGGAGAAGAACCTCGAGCTGGAGAAGGCCAACCGCGCCAAGGATCACTTCCTGGCCAGCATGAGCCATGAGCTGCGCACCCCGCTCAATGCGGTGATCGGCTTCACCGGGACATTGCTGATGAGGCTGCCCGGCGAACTCAATGACGAGCAGGCCAGGCAGCTGGAGATCGTGCGCAGCAACGCCCGCCACCTGCTGGCGCTGATCAACGACCTGCTCAACCTCGCCAAGATCGAGGCCGGCAAGATCGAGTTGCGCCAGGAGCCGGTCGATTGCGGCGAGCTGCTGCGCGAGATCGCCGCCTCGCTGCAACCACAGGCGCAGGCGAAGGGGCTCGGTTTCGAACTGCAGCTGCCCGGGCAGCCGGTGATGCTCGATACCGACAGGCGTGCACTGAGCCAGATCCTGCTCAACCTGACCGGCAACGCGATCAAGTTCACCCGTAGCGGCCGGGTGACGGTGTCGCTTGCCGGGCATGCGCGCGATGACGGGCGGACGCTGGAGTTCGTCGTGCAGGACACCGGGCCGGGCATCGCCAAGGAGGAGCTGGCCATGCTGTTCGAGGCCTTCGTCCAGGGCAAGGCGGGGCGCCGCGGGGTGGACGAGGGCAGCGGCCTCGGGCTCTACCTCAGCCGCAAGCTGGCCGAACTGCTCGGCGGCGAGCTGAACTGCCGCAGCGCGCCGGGAGAGGGCAGCACCTTCGTGCTGGTGCTGCCGGGGGGCTGA
- a CDS encoding type I asparaginase codes for MTQRRVLVLYVGGTIGMAPSAQGYRPMADFAGVLRRQFAACAGLPACEIVEMAEPIDSANLQPAHWRAIAAELVARWDEWDGFVVLHGTDTMAWTASALSFMLLGADKPVILSGAQIPLGQPRSDAAANLQGALALAADPRIREVAIYFGGRLLRGNRSSKAHADRFAAFDSPNCLPLAEAGIGIVVHDDRLLRPAARDFALPAFDRAAVAVLTVHPGLSAPAVEALLGDPAVRGLVLCSYGVGNAPDADAQLLAALGAAVARGVVVVNITQCVTGSVVQGSYATGAALARIGVVAGGDLTLEAAFAKLHVLIARGLDAEEIRAHFGRTLCGELG; via the coding sequence GTGACGCAGCGCCGCGTCCTGGTGCTGTACGTCGGCGGCACCATCGGCATGGCGCCGTCGGCGCAGGGCTACCGGCCGATGGCGGACTTCGCCGGGGTGCTGCGCCGCCAGTTTGCCGCCTGCGCAGGGCTGCCGGCCTGCGAGATCGTCGAGATGGCCGAGCCGATCGACAGCGCCAACCTGCAGCCCGCGCACTGGCGGGCCATCGCGGCCGAACTGGTGGCGCGCTGGGACGAGTGGGACGGTTTCGTGGTGCTGCACGGCACCGACACCATGGCGTGGACCGCTTCGGCGCTGTCCTTCATGCTGCTCGGCGCCGACAAGCCGGTGATCCTCAGCGGCGCGCAGATCCCGCTCGGCCAGCCGCGCAGCGACGCGGCGGCCAACCTGCAGGGTGCGCTCGCGCTGGCCGCCGATCCGCGCATCCGCGAGGTGGCGATCTACTTCGGCGGCCGCCTGCTGCGCGGCAACCGCAGCAGCAAGGCGCACGCCGACCGTTTCGCTGCCTTCGATTCGCCCAACTGTCTGCCGCTTGCCGAAGCGGGCATCGGCATCGTCGTGCATGACGATCGCCTGTTGCGTCCAGCGGCGCGGGACTTCGCGCTGCCGGCGTTCGACCGGGCCGCAGTGGCGGTGCTGACCGTCCATCCGGGGCTGTCGGCGCCTGCGGTCGAGGCGCTGCTCGGCGACCCGGCGGTGCGCGGCCTGGTGCTGTGCAGCTACGGCGTGGGCAATGCGCCGGACGCCGACGCGCAACTGCTGGCCGCGCTGGGCGCGGCGGTCGCGCGCGGCGTGGTGGTGGTGAACATCACCCAGTGCGTGACCGGCAGCGTGGTGCAGGGCAGCTACGCCACCGGCGCGGCGCTGGCGCGCATCGGCGTGGTGGCGGGCGGCGACCTCACGCTGGAAGCGGCTTTCGCCAAACTGCACGTGCTGATCGCGCGCGGGCTCGATGCGGAGGAGATCCGCGCGCACTTCGGCCGCACCCTGTGCGGCGAGCTGGGCTGA